From a region of the Calliphora vicina chromosome 4, idCalVici1.1, whole genome shotgun sequence genome:
- the Proc-R gene encoding uncharacterized protein Proc-R — protein MSFTDDDVAEVRHVVQRILVPCVFVIGLLGNSVSIYVLTRRRMRCTTNIYLTALAITDIIYLTMALLLSLQHYNYVHLYCKIYWMCYGVVVWLCDACSYISIYIAVCFTIERFIAIRYPLKRQTFCTESLAKKVIAGVTLFCLLSTISTAFEHQHGIEYRMMDNRGQTCNQTVAKAYAIQQHKKYQQQLQLQQQQQQQRHHPQHQQEMPLKDMEKFVEFLDETEGSGERNDREFILTNEMNLLQRLSRLSREIEDEEEGTAEHKRKRSVDLKHEEIKTLTSRTLTNIPSHLSITLTLSSSSSPSSPLAAASLVMEPAVTQQPLHSEALLMDTTEYEMHADNLELMSSLARPTSPPSPLSTSPPPALVPLQQMDLNAWENDTEPQMVEEMFFNITEFCENVTYYNHQPTALGDDDFYINVWYFVTLCVFVLIPLCVLVTFNCFLIMLVRRSTTIRGEMTNASSIRRPKRKSTSSSVSQENRVTITLIAVVLLFIICQLPWAVYLVVSSQIEIESHLQAVFGNIFNFLAATNAAANFFLYCVLSDKYRKTIREMITGYRYKQQRNTLTTTSLYTNGSRRSYRPASSSMVIK, from the exons GAGACGCATGAGATGTaccacaaatatatatttaacgGCTTTGGCCATAACGGACATTATTTATTTGACCATGGCGCTGTTGTTATCGTTGCAACATTATAACTACGTGCATCTTTATTGTAAAATCTATTGGATGTGTTATGGCGTGGTGGTGTGGCTGTGTGATGCCTGCT CCTACATATCCATATATATCGCTGTGTGTTTTACCATCGAACGATTTATAGCGATACGTTATCCATTGAAACGTCAGActttttgcaccgaatcgttGGCCAAGAAAGTTATTGCAG gTGTGACCCTCTTTTGTTTATTATCCACCATTTCAACAGCCTTCGAGCATCAACACGGTATTGAGTATCGTATGATGGATAATCGTGGCCAGACATGTAATCAAACTGTAGCCAAAGCTTATGCGATacagcaacataaaaaataccaacaacaatTACAgctacagcagcagcaacaacaacaacggcaTCATCCGCAACATCAACAAGAAATGCCATTAAAAGATATGGAGAAATTTGTAGAATTTCTTGATGAAACTGAAGGCAGTGGCGAACGTAATGATCgggaatttattttaacaaatgaaATGAATCTATTGCAAAGATTGTCCAGGTTGAGTAGAGAAATAGAAGATGAAGAAGAAGGCACAGCAGAACACAAGAGGAAAAGAAGTGTGGATTTAAAGCATGAGGAAATTAAAA CATTGACATCCAGAACTTTAACAAACATTCCTTCACATTTATCAATAACGTTGACATTATCATCATCCTCCTCGCCGTCTTCGCCATTGGCAGCAGCATCACTAGTGATGGAGCCAGCGGTAACACAGCAGCCTCTGCACAGTGAAGCCTTATTAATGGATACAACAGAATATGAAATGCATGCAGATAACTTAGAGTTGATGTCGTCGTTGGCTAGACCAACATCACCACCATCACCTCTATCCACATCACCGCCGCCAGCCTTAGTTCCCTTGCAGCAAATGGATTTGAATGCCTGGGAAAATGATACGGAACCCCAAATGGTGGAAGAAATGTTCTTTAATATCAcagaattttgtgaaaat GTAACTTATTATAATCACCAGCCGACCGCTTTGGGAGATGAtgatttctatataaatgtttGGTATTTCGTTACATTGTGCGTATTTGTGCTGATACCGTTGTGTGTGCTGGTgacatttaattgttttttaattatgctGGTAAGACGTTCCACTACTATAAGGGGAGAGATGACAAATGCCAGTAGTATCAGGAGACCGAAG CGCAAATCTACATCATCTTCTGTGTCCCAAGAGAATCGTGTCACCATTACCTTAATTGCTGTCGTTCTACTATTCATCATTTGTCAATTACCGTGGGCAGTTTATTTGGTTGTCTCTTCGCAAATCGAAATCGAATCTCATTTACAAGCTGTATTTGGCAATATATTCAATTTCTTGGCAGCCACAAATGCGGCAGCAAATTTTTTCTTATACTGTGTCTTATCCGATAAATACCGAAAGACCATACGAGAAATGATAACGGGCTATAGATACAAGCAGCAGCGTAATACATTGACCACCACAAGTCTGTATACGAATGGCAGTCGACGCAGCTATAGGCCAGCCTCATCATCGATGGTGATTAAATGA